The following are encoded in a window of Kitasatospora fiedleri genomic DNA:
- a CDS encoding sensor histidine kinase — translation MTDHQTAPRRARSASWRRLSSLRVRLIAVFAAVALVTAVSASGIAYWLNRDAVLKRAQDTALNDFRGSLTRNVSQLPLHPSCADLRALAVQVASSGLAYDVVVVDDSVPDCTASSDPIAFGLRQVPAALLTAVNKPRETGPGNPYQYHLYWQRVNLAGPYVVGGTKVVPGGPTAYMFKSLQNERADLNTLGVSLAIATLLALVGSALLAQAASATVLRPVRRLGDAARRLGEGELDTRLDVEGNDELADLARTFNRTAESLSEQVAELSAREAQSRRFVADMSHELRTPLTAMTAVTDILEDEADVLDPMIEPAVRIVVSETRRLSGLVENLMEVTRFDAGTAKLVADEVDMADLIMSCIDGRAWYDAVELDAPRGILAVVDPRRLDVVFANLIGNALKHGGSPVKVKVRQDDEAHTVVVSVSDGGPGIPEDVLPHVFDRFYKADKGRARSEGSGLGLSIAEANARIHGGDITAANNPDGPGAVFTLTLPLTQPPAPGPEDLR, via the coding sequence GTGACCGACCATCAGACCGCGCCGCGCCGGGCCCGTTCGGCGTCCTGGCGGCGGCTCAGTTCGCTGCGGGTCCGGCTGATCGCGGTGTTCGCCGCGGTCGCGCTGGTCACCGCCGTCTCCGCGTCCGGCATCGCCTACTGGCTGAACCGCGACGCGGTGCTCAAGCGCGCCCAGGACACCGCGCTGAACGACTTCCGCGGTTCGCTGACCCGGAACGTCTCGCAGCTGCCGCTGCACCCGTCCTGCGCGGACCTGCGGGCGCTGGCGGTGCAGGTGGCCAGCTCCGGGCTGGCGTACGACGTGGTGGTGGTGGACGACTCGGTGCCGGACTGCACCGCGTCCTCCGACCCGATCGCGTTCGGCCTGCGCCAGGTGCCGGCCGCGCTGCTCACCGCGGTGAACAAGCCGCGCGAGACCGGCCCCGGCAACCCGTACCAGTACCACCTGTACTGGCAGCGGGTGAACCTGGCCGGGCCGTACGTGGTCGGCGGGACGAAGGTGGTGCCGGGCGGGCCGACCGCCTACATGTTCAAGTCGCTGCAGAACGAGCGGGCCGACCTGAACACCCTGGGCGTCTCGTTGGCGATCGCCACCCTGCTGGCCCTGGTCGGCTCGGCGCTGCTCGCCCAGGCCGCCTCGGCGACCGTGCTGCGGCCGGTGCGCCGGCTCGGGGACGCCGCCCGGCGGCTCGGCGAGGGCGAGCTGGACACCCGGCTCGACGTCGAGGGAAACGACGAACTCGCCGACCTGGCACGGACGTTCAACCGCACTGCGGAGTCGCTGTCGGAGCAGGTCGCGGAGCTGAGCGCGCGCGAGGCGCAGTCCCGCCGGTTCGTCGCCGACATGTCGCACGAGCTGCGCACCCCGCTGACCGCGATGACCGCCGTCACCGACATCCTGGAGGACGAGGCCGACGTCCTCGACCCGATGATCGAGCCGGCCGTGCGGATCGTGGTCTCCGAGACCCGCCGGCTCTCCGGCCTGGTGGAGAACCTGATGGAGGTGACCCGGTTCGACGCGGGCACCGCCAAGCTGGTCGCCGACGAGGTCGACATGGCCGACCTGATCATGTCCTGCATCGACGGCCGGGCCTGGTACGACGCGGTCGAACTGGACGCGCCGCGCGGCATCCTGGCCGTGGTCGACCCGCGCCGCCTGGACGTGGTGTTCGCCAACCTGATCGGCAACGCGCTCAAGCACGGCGGCTCCCCGGTGAAGGTGAAGGTCCGCCAGGACGACGAGGCGCACACCGTGGTGGTGTCGGTCTCCGACGGCGGCCCCGGCATCCCGGAGGACGTGCTGCCGCACGTCTTCGACCGCTTCTACAAGGCCGACAAGGGCCGGGCCCGCTCCGAGGGCAGCGGCCTGGGCCTGTCCATCGCCGAGGCCAACGCCCGCATCCACGGCGGCGACATCACCGCCGCCAACAACCCGGACGGCCCCGGCGCGGTCTTCACCCTCACCCTGCCGCTCACCCAGCCGCCCGCACCCGGGCCGGAGGACCTGCGATGA
- a CDS encoding response regulator transcription factor codes for MSFLLLIEDDDAIRTGLELALTRQGHRVAAAASGEDGLRLFKEQRPDLIVLDVMLPGIDGFEVCRRIRRTDQLPIILLTARSDDIDVVVGLESGADDYVVKPVQPRVLDARIRAVLRRGERENSDSAAYGGLVIDRSAMTVTKDGQDLQLTPTELRLLLELSRRPGQALSRQQLLRLVWEHDYLGDSRLVDACVQRLRAKVEDVPSAPTLIRTVRGVGYRLDPPRVTLPLRLVSPS; via the coding sequence GTGTCTTTCCTGCTTCTGATCGAGGACGACGACGCCATTCGCACCGGCCTCGAACTCGCCCTCACCCGCCAGGGTCACCGGGTGGCCGCCGCCGCGTCCGGCGAGGACGGCCTGCGCCTGTTCAAGGAGCAGCGCCCGGACCTGATCGTGCTCGACGTGATGCTGCCCGGCATCGACGGCTTCGAGGTGTGCCGGCGCATCCGCCGCACCGACCAGCTGCCGATCATCCTGCTGACCGCGCGCTCCGACGACATCGACGTGGTGGTCGGCCTGGAGTCCGGCGCCGACGACTACGTGGTGAAGCCGGTGCAGCCCCGGGTGCTGGACGCCCGGATTCGCGCGGTGCTGCGCCGCGGCGAGCGGGAGAACTCGGACTCGGCGGCGTACGGCGGCCTGGTGATCGACCGTTCGGCGATGACCGTCACCAAGGACGGCCAGGACCTCCAGCTGACCCCGACCGAGCTGCGGCTGCTGCTGGAGCTGAGCCGCCGCCCCGGGCAGGCGCTCTCCCGCCAGCAGCTGCTGCGGCTGGTGTGGGAGCACGACTACCTGGGCGACTCCCGGCTGGTGGACGCCTGCGTGCAGCGGCTGCGGGCGAAGGTCGAGGACGTGCCCTCCGCGCCGACCCTGATCCGGACCGTCCGCGGCGTCGGCTACCGGCTCGACCCCCCGCGCGTGACACTTCCCCTCCGACTGGTGAGCCCTTCGTGA
- a CDS encoding IS110 family RNA-guided transposase: protein MIDTGDIDVFLGLDVGKGEHHATAVTPAGKKAFDKRLPNTEPKLRELFAKLQAKHGTVLVVVDQPASIGALPLAVARAMGCPVAYLPGLTMRRIADLYPGEAKTDARDAFIIADAARAMPHTLRAIDGEDETIAELEMIVGFDDDLAGEATRVANRLHGLLTQIHPSLERVLGPQLQHPAVLALLERSGSPAQIHKAGRRRLVTLLRPKAPRMAERLVEEIFAALDEQTVVVPGTEAAALIVPSLAGSLAAVLDQRKLLAERIEELLEDHPLSKVLTSMPGVGVRTGARILIEVGDGSTFPTAGHLAAYAGLAPATRSSGSSIRGEQPSRRGNKQLKRAFFLSAFAALGDPASRAYYDKKITQGKHHTQALLCLARRRADVLFAMLRDGTFYEPRPTATV, encoded by the coding sequence GTGATCGACACCGGCGACATCGACGTCTTCCTCGGCCTGGACGTCGGCAAGGGCGAACACCACGCCACAGCCGTCACCCCGGCCGGGAAGAAGGCGTTCGACAAGCGTCTGCCCAACACCGAGCCCAAGCTCCGCGAGCTGTTCGCCAAGCTGCAGGCCAAGCACGGGACGGTGCTGGTCGTGGTCGACCAGCCGGCCTCGATCGGCGCTCTGCCGCTTGCGGTCGCGCGGGCCATGGGCTGCCCGGTCGCCTACCTGCCGGGGCTGACGATGCGGCGGATCGCCGATCTCTATCCGGGCGAGGCGAAGACCGACGCGAGAGACGCGTTCATCATCGCGGACGCGGCCCGGGCGATGCCGCACACGCTGCGGGCCATCGACGGCGAGGACGAGACGATCGCCGAACTGGAGATGATCGTCGGGTTCGACGACGATTTGGCCGGCGAGGCGACCAGGGTCGCAAACCGGCTCCACGGCCTGCTGACCCAGATCCACCCGTCGCTGGAACGGGTGCTGGGGCCGCAGTTGCAGCACCCGGCCGTCCTAGCCCTGCTGGAGCGGTCCGGCTCACCGGCACAGATACACAAGGCGGGCCGTCGGCGGCTGGTCACGCTGCTGCGGCCGAAGGCGCCGAGGATGGCCGAGCGGCTGGTCGAGGAGATCTTCGCCGCGCTGGACGAGCAGACGGTCGTCGTTCCGGGGACCGAGGCGGCCGCGCTGATCGTCCCGAGCCTGGCCGGATCCCTGGCTGCCGTCCTCGACCAGCGCAAACTGCTGGCCGAGCGGATCGAGGAACTCCTGGAGGACCACCCCCTGTCGAAGGTCCTGACCTCGATGCCGGGAGTCGGCGTCAGGACCGGAGCCCGGATCCTGATCGAGGTCGGCGACGGCAGCACGTTCCCGACCGCCGGCCACCTCGCCGCCTACGCAGGCCTCGCCCCGGCGACCCGGAGCTCGGGGTCCTCGATCCGCGGCGAACAGCCCTCCAGGAGAGGGAACAAGCAGCTCAAACGGGCCTTCTTCCTCTCCGCGTTCGCGGCCCTGGGCGACCCGGCATCGCGGGCCTACTACGACAAGAAGATCACCCAGGGCAAGCACCACACCCAGGCCCTGCTCTGTCTCGCCAGACGCCGGGCCGACGTCCTCTTCGCCATGCTCCGCGACGGAACCTTCTACGAACCCCGGCCCACCGCCACGGTCTGA
- a CDS encoding SigE family RNA polymerase sigma factor — translation MTTRNAGPRSAVLGANRPRHEEENAGTVLVRGCAHNAGTRRPVVGTRSGDTVHHRTGNPVAGRTLRLAPQTFRGEQADQGGAQGEHPAAEADEARDIAEFTAYVRERRASLYATAYHLTGDRYEAEDLLQSALFSTYRAWGRITDKAAVGGYLRRTMTNLHISAWRRRKVNEYPTEELPEHAGDTDAMGGTELRAVLWQALAKLPENQRTMLVLRYYEGRTDPEIADILGISVGTVKSSIWRALRRMREDEQLNRSGDTVHAFGELVA, via the coding sequence CTGACGACCCGAAACGCCGGGCCGCGTTCCGCCGTCCTCGGCGCCAACCGGCCGCGGCACGAGGAGGAGAACGCCGGCACCGTGCTCGTCCGGGGGTGCGCGCACAACGCCGGGACCCGTCGCCCGGTCGTGGGGACCAGGAGCGGGGACACCGTCCACCACCGGACCGGGAACCCGGTGGCGGGCCGGACGCTGCGGCTCGCGCCGCAGACCTTCCGGGGTGAGCAGGCCGACCAGGGGGGCGCGCAGGGGGAGCACCCGGCCGCCGAGGCGGACGAGGCGCGCGACATCGCCGAGTTCACCGCGTACGTCCGCGAGCGCCGCGCCTCCCTGTACGCCACCGCCTACCACCTCACCGGCGACCGCTACGAGGCCGAGGACCTGCTGCAGAGCGCGCTCTTCTCCACCTACCGCGCCTGGGGCCGGATCACCGACAAGGCCGCCGTCGGCGGGTACCTCCGCCGCACCATGACCAACCTGCACATCTCCGCCTGGCGCCGCCGCAAGGTCAACGAGTACCCGACCGAGGAACTCCCCGAGCACGCCGGCGACACCGACGCGATGGGCGGCACCGAGCTGCGCGCCGTGCTCTGGCAGGCGCTCGCCAAGCTGCCCGAGAACCAGCGCACCATGCTCGTGCTGCGCTACTACGAGGGCCGCACCGACCCGGAGATCGCCGACATCCTCGGCATCAGCGTCGGCACCGTGAAGAGCTCCATCTGGCGCGCGCTGCGCCGGATGCGCGAGGACGAGCAGCTCAACCGCTCCGGCGACACCGTGCACGCCTTCGGCGAGCTGGTCGCCTGA